A stretch of the Osmerus mordax isolate fOsmMor3 chromosome 12, fOsmMor3.pri, whole genome shotgun sequence genome encodes the following:
- the si:ch211-203d1.3 gene encoding protein phosphatase Slingshot homolog 3 isoform X1: MALLTLHRSPSIITTPDESIPRRGRLQKRESFLLVKGAVLLLEEGDRQGPNEETSPNQAVPPKVGASASDWQHCHLHAMVSLLRPEDSIKLAVRLESVSPVRVRYLIVVSTLGNKQESVLLGMDFPNSDSDQCTIGLVLPVWSDTQVYLDGDGGFSVTSAEHTKIFKPVSIQTMWSVLQALHGCCERAVKGAVIPGCGLDWAKFYQLHVESDRLCLNEWGAMTDLESVRRDSAGPSSSDRMSVERQIKDELRAIMRTEDLESITSKQVRSSLETRLGLDMKNYKEYIDNEMMVTMAQMDKPSKIFDYLYLGSEWNAANFEELQKNNVGYILNVTREIDNFYPEAFTYMNIRVYDVEATDLLPHWKDTNTFINTARQSGQAVLVHCKMGVSRSASTVIAYAMKLHQWPLDVALAYVRDRRPIVHPNDGFTKQLHTYDGILKASQQRHSLLWRRKSRDQRRMSLHKNEQGEGESESEEEEEEEEEEDLEGEGGELESSDEADDDDNDDEEHGEEVFVRDSAPQSGPSEKAPPPESSPANPTITIQDSDKLSRSGRMNLFSLMQSISEWDEEERGNELLTACHRRSPGQRRRSQGRRGLIHQRACVDVSPEPRSQSGSGKSEEVGLRKPGTVEGGEEEKEEQ, encoded by the exons ATGGCTCTGTTGACACTGCATCGGTCACCGTCCATCATTACCACGCCG GATGAAAGCATTCCAAGAAGAGGAAGACTTCAGAAAAG AGAGAGCTTTCTTCTGGTTAAGGGTGCTGTCCTCCTATTGGAagaaggagacaggcaggggccTAATGAGGAGACCTCACCCAATCAGGCGGTACCCCCCAAGGTGGGAGCCAGTGCTTCAGACTGGCAGCATTGCCACCTACATGCCATGGTGTCCCTGCTGAGACCAGAGGATAGCATCAAACTG GCGGTGAGGCTGGAGTCGGTGAGTCCGGTCAGGGTGAGGTACCTGATTGTGGTCTCCACCCTGGGAAACAAGCAGGAGAGTGTTCTGCTGGGAATGGACTTCCCCAACAGtgacag cGACCAGTGCACCATAGGCCTGGTCCTACCAGTATGGAGCGACACACAAGTATACCTGGACGGCGATGG agggtTCAGTGTGACGTCAGCAGAGCACACCAAGATCTTCAAGCCCGTGtccatacagaccatgtg gTCGGTGCTGCAGGCGCTGCATGGCTGCTGTGAGCGGGCCGTGAAGGGGGCGGTGATCCCCGGCTGTGGGCTGGACTGGGCCAAATTCTACCAGCTGCACGTGGAGTCAGACCGCCTCTGCCTCAACGAGTGGGGGGCCATGACCGACCTGGAGTCTGTCAGGAGGGACAGCGCCGGGCCCAG ctcgtCAGACCGAATGTCGGTGGAGAGGCAGATCAAGGATGAGCTGAGAGCCATCATGAGGACAGAGGACCTGGAGAGCATCACCTCCAAACAG gtgCGCAGCTCTCTGGAGACTCGACTCGGCCTTGACATGAAGAACTACAAGGAGTACATCGACAACGAGATGATGGTTACCATGGCGCAGATGGACAAACCCTCCAAGATCTTTGACTATCTCTACCTG GGCTCCGAATGGAACGCTGCTAACTTTGAGGAGTTGCAGAAGAACAA CGTGGGCTACATCCTAAACGTGACACGGGAGATCGACAACTTCTACCCCGAGGCCTTCACATACATGAACATCCGCGTGTATGACGTGGAGGCCACAGACCTGCTCCCCCACTGGAAGGACACCAACACCTTCATCAACACGGCCAG gcaGAGCGGCCAGGCCGTGCTGGTCCACTGCAAGATGGGCGTGTCTCGCTCGGCGTCCACGGTGATCGCCTACGCCATGAAGCTGCACCAGTGGCCCCTGGACGTGGCGCTGGCGTACGTGCGAGACCGCCGGCCCATCGTGCACCCCAACGACGGCTTCACCAAGCAGCTCCACACCTACGACGGCATCCTCAAAGCCAG CCAGCAGCGCCACAGCCTCCTCTGGAGGAGGAAGTCACGAGACCAGAGGAGGATGTCGCTGCACAAGAacgaacagggggagggggagagcgagagcgaggaagaggaggaggaggaggaagaggaggatctggagggagaaggaggagagttggagagttCAGATGAagcagatgatgatgataacgATGATGAAGAGCATGGGGAGGAG GTGTTCGTCAGAGATTCCGCTCCCCAGTCTGGGCCCAGCGAGAAagctccccctcctgagtcgtcCCCAGCCAATCCCACCATCACTATTCAGGACAGCGACAAG TTGTCTCGAAGTGGCCGGATGaacctcttctctctcatgCAGTCCATCAGCGAATGGGATGAAGAGGAGCGGGGGAATGAACTG TTGACTGCCTGTCATCGGAGGTCGCCGGGGCAACGGAGGCGGagccagggaaggagaggtcTGATCCACCAGAGGGCGTGCGTAGACGTTTCACCTGAGCCGCGCAGCCAATCAGGCTCCGGGAAATCCGAGGAGGTGGGGCTTAGAAAACCTGGGACggtggagggtggagaagaggagaaggaggagcagtaa
- the si:ch211-203d1.3 gene encoding protein phosphatase Slingshot homolog 3 isoform X2 translates to MVSLLRPEDSIKLAVRLESVSPVRVRYLIVVSTLGNKQESVLLGMDFPNSDSDQCTIGLVLPVWSDTQVYLDGDGGFSVTSAEHTKIFKPVSIQTMWSVLQALHGCCERAVKGAVIPGCGLDWAKFYQLHVESDRLCLNEWGAMTDLESVRRDSAGPSSSDRMSVERQIKDELRAIMRTEDLESITSKQVRSSLETRLGLDMKNYKEYIDNEMMVTMAQMDKPSKIFDYLYLGSEWNAANFEELQKNNVGYILNVTREIDNFYPEAFTYMNIRVYDVEATDLLPHWKDTNTFINTARQSGQAVLVHCKMGVSRSASTVIAYAMKLHQWPLDVALAYVRDRRPIVHPNDGFTKQLHTYDGILKASQQRHSLLWRRKSRDQRRMSLHKNEQGEGESESEEEEEEEEEEDLEGEGGELESSDEADDDDNDDEEHGEEVFVRDSAPQSGPSEKAPPPESSPANPTITIQDSDKLSRSGRMNLFSLMQSISEWDEEERGNELLTACHRRSPGQRRRSQGRRGLIHQRACVDVSPEPRSQSGSGKSEEVGLRKPGTVEGGEEEKEEQ, encoded by the exons ATGGTGTCCCTGCTGAGACCAGAGGATAGCATCAAACTG GCGGTGAGGCTGGAGTCGGTGAGTCCGGTCAGGGTGAGGTACCTGATTGTGGTCTCCACCCTGGGAAACAAGCAGGAGAGTGTTCTGCTGGGAATGGACTTCCCCAACAGtgacag cGACCAGTGCACCATAGGCCTGGTCCTACCAGTATGGAGCGACACACAAGTATACCTGGACGGCGATGG agggtTCAGTGTGACGTCAGCAGAGCACACCAAGATCTTCAAGCCCGTGtccatacagaccatgtg gTCGGTGCTGCAGGCGCTGCATGGCTGCTGTGAGCGGGCCGTGAAGGGGGCGGTGATCCCCGGCTGTGGGCTGGACTGGGCCAAATTCTACCAGCTGCACGTGGAGTCAGACCGCCTCTGCCTCAACGAGTGGGGGGCCATGACCGACCTGGAGTCTGTCAGGAGGGACAGCGCCGGGCCCAG ctcgtCAGACCGAATGTCGGTGGAGAGGCAGATCAAGGATGAGCTGAGAGCCATCATGAGGACAGAGGACCTGGAGAGCATCACCTCCAAACAG gtgCGCAGCTCTCTGGAGACTCGACTCGGCCTTGACATGAAGAACTACAAGGAGTACATCGACAACGAGATGATGGTTACCATGGCGCAGATGGACAAACCCTCCAAGATCTTTGACTATCTCTACCTG GGCTCCGAATGGAACGCTGCTAACTTTGAGGAGTTGCAGAAGAACAA CGTGGGCTACATCCTAAACGTGACACGGGAGATCGACAACTTCTACCCCGAGGCCTTCACATACATGAACATCCGCGTGTATGACGTGGAGGCCACAGACCTGCTCCCCCACTGGAAGGACACCAACACCTTCATCAACACGGCCAG gcaGAGCGGCCAGGCCGTGCTGGTCCACTGCAAGATGGGCGTGTCTCGCTCGGCGTCCACGGTGATCGCCTACGCCATGAAGCTGCACCAGTGGCCCCTGGACGTGGCGCTGGCGTACGTGCGAGACCGCCGGCCCATCGTGCACCCCAACGACGGCTTCACCAAGCAGCTCCACACCTACGACGGCATCCTCAAAGCCAG CCAGCAGCGCCACAGCCTCCTCTGGAGGAGGAAGTCACGAGACCAGAGGAGGATGTCGCTGCACAAGAacgaacagggggagggggagagcgagagcgaggaagaggaggaggaggaggaagaggaggatctggagggagaaggaggagagttggagagttCAGATGAagcagatgatgatgataacgATGATGAAGAGCATGGGGAGGAG GTGTTCGTCAGAGATTCCGCTCCCCAGTCTGGGCCCAGCGAGAAagctccccctcctgagtcgtcCCCAGCCAATCCCACCATCACTATTCAGGACAGCGACAAG TTGTCTCGAAGTGGCCGGATGaacctcttctctctcatgCAGTCCATCAGCGAATGGGATGAAGAGGAGCGGGGGAATGAACTG TTGACTGCCTGTCATCGGAGGTCGCCGGGGCAACGGAGGCGGagccagggaaggagaggtcTGATCCACCAGAGGGCGTGCGTAGACGTTTCACCTGAGCCGCGCAGCCAATCAGGCTCCGGGAAATCCGAGGAGGTGGGGCTTAGAAAACCTGGGACggtggagggtggagaagaggagaaggaggagcagtaa